The Gemmatimonadaceae bacterium genome includes a region encoding these proteins:
- a CDS encoding TolC family protein has product MILPLLASLLLVQTTDTVRISYPDAMELARQSNPRFVRQQLQAKNAELWMASARAARYLPTVNVDVTTPEYVSALTRVTTTEGEVYVPTKRRTLQSGLSVTQPLPTGGVLRVTGSVASLSQPLLLDQRYTGRTFLGFRLDQTLFGVNYSIRNYRLSRESYARSQAEFADQERNLQRNVLGAYFGLVASRKQVQIDSVLFVRDSLRVAGMFTGAAGTDISEVDSLKFELEVSRSAFNRTRSQQALLRAQASLNEVLGYPATTVVMPDSTLSVERQSIDVERGVSAAIDNRWDYVLAVMGVENRKMGLRDAHRTSPVTVSVNSTIGFDGSARSNAATASLRDALEGQNRSQNIVLGVSIPVFDRFEERNAVGRAQNDLRVAESNLAEQRRQLENEVRLAAQRVANASLQLDLAEKQSRITRRTLEIQSSRFARGEITSVELLIDQANQRQAEIGLLQAQVELLTANEEWRRAIGVGRN; this is encoded by the coding sequence ATGATCCTCCCCCTCCTCGCCTCGCTGTTGCTGGTGCAGACCACCGATACCGTCCGCATTTCGTACCCGGACGCGATGGAGCTGGCCCGGCAGTCGAACCCGCGATTCGTGCGCCAGCAGTTGCAGGCGAAGAACGCGGAGCTGTGGATGGCATCGGCGCGCGCCGCCCGCTATCTGCCCACGGTCAACGTGGACGTCACCACCCCGGAGTACGTCTCGGCGCTGACTCGCGTGACGACCACCGAGGGCGAAGTGTACGTGCCCACAAAGCGTCGCACACTGCAGTCGGGGCTCTCGGTGACGCAACCGCTGCCCACCGGCGGCGTGCTTCGGGTGACGGGGAGCGTGGCGTCGCTGAGTCAGCCGCTGCTGCTGGACCAGCGGTATACCGGCCGCACGTTTCTCGGCTTCCGCCTCGATCAGACGCTGTTTGGCGTCAACTACAGCATTCGCAATTACCGCCTGTCGCGCGAATCGTACGCGCGGTCGCAAGCCGAGTTTGCCGATCAGGAACGCAACCTGCAGCGCAACGTGCTGGGCGCGTATTTCGGGCTGGTGGCCTCGCGCAAGCAGGTGCAGATCGACAGTGTGCTGTTCGTGCGCGACTCGCTGCGCGTGGCGGGGATGTTCACTGGCGCCGCCGGCACCGACATCAGCGAGGTGGACTCGCTCAAGTTTGAGTTGGAAGTCTCTCGCTCGGCTTTCAATCGCACGCGTTCGCAACAGGCGCTGCTGCGCGCGCAGGCCAGTCTGAACGAGGTGCTGGGCTATCCGGCCACCACCGTCGTCATGCCCGATTCCACACTCTCGGTGGAGCGACAGTCGATTGATGTGGAGCGGGGGGTGTCGGCAGCCATTGATAATCGATGGGACTATGTGCTGGCCGTGATGGGCGTGGAGAACCGGAAGATGGGGTTGCGCGACGCGCATCGCACGTCGCCGGTGACGGTATCGGTGAACAGCACCATCGGTTTTGACGGATCGGCACGCTCAAACGCCGCGACGGCCTCATTGCGCGATGCGCTTGAAGGGCAGAATCGCTCGCAGAATATCGTGCTGGGCGTGTCCATTCCGGTATTCGATCGGTTCGAGGAACGCAATGCGGTGGGCCGAGCGCAGAACGATCTGCGGGTGGCAGAATCGAACCTGGCCGAGCAGCGCCGTCAGTTGGAGAACGAGGTGCGGCTGGCCGCGCAGCGCGTGGCGAATGCGTCACTGCAACTGGACTTGGCTGAAAAGCAGTCGCGGATCACGCGGCGCACGCTGGAGATTCAGAGCTCGCGCTTCGCGCGGGGAGAGATTACCTCTGTGGAACTGCTGATTGACCAGGCCAACCAGC
- a CDS encoding type II toxin-antitoxin system HicB family antitoxin, translated as MKPELRYEVVLYWSEADEAFIAEVPELPGCAADGATYAEALAAAEVVIREWIDTATALGRPIPTAKDRLRLA; from the coding sequence ATGAAGCCTGAGTTGCGCTACGAGGTGGTCCTGTACTGGTCCGAGGCAGACGAGGCGTTTATCGCGGAAGTGCCGGAGCTGCCGGGATGCGCGGCCGACGGGGCGACCTACGCGGAGGCGTTAGCCGCCGCCGAAGTGGTAATTCGAGAGTGGATTGACACAGCCACTGCACTTGGACGGCCGATCCCGACTGCGAAGGATCGGTTGCGGCTCGCGTAG
- a CDS encoding TM0106 family RecB-like putative nuclease, with translation MRHTNGSYTLSASDLAAFLGCAHRTALDMAVATGARERLHEAPDPLLDALIERGKAHEARYVEALRARARGIVDLSAGTFNERHEATRQAMRDGVEVIVQGALADGEWMGYPDILQRMETASGLGEWSYEVEDTKLSRETRAGTILQLALYSDMLATVQGAVPQQFHVITPDPVAPRQSYRVNDYAAYVRLVRAQLLDTVAQDWDAVATQHYPEPVDQCDVCKWYSTCKDKRRADDHLSLVAGIARVQRRELESRDVRTLTSLARMPLPIEFKPQRGSKESYVRVREQARLQLESRDLTTPLYETLPVVPGEGLCRLPEQSPGDLFLDLEGDPFAAEGGREYLFGLVAADGRYQSRWAFTEHDEKIGFEWVMDEIAAALQRHPDMHVYHYAPYEPAAFKRLMGRHATRERELDAMLRSGRFVDLYGVIRQGVRAGIERYSIKNLEPLYGYTREVALADANRSLRVMELGLMTQSAHEVPVEVRDVVEGYNTDDCVSTLRLRDWLETVRTQVMAQGTEVPRPTPEDGAASDKVDEKAQRVEALRERLLDGVPTDRLERDAETQGRWILAYLLDYHRREDKATWWEFFRLCELPEEDLLDEREAVAGLTLVGQVGTVARSVIDRYSYPTQEMEIGPDDEVRLQDEKVFGTVQAVDRVHGTIDVKKGPSRANIHPSAMFEFRMVKPDVMEGALLRIGESVANGGTAYGAARSLLAAHPPVLSGQSFAPRDGEAVLDFAVRAGATIAESVLPIQGPPGSGKTYCGSKMICQLLKLGRKVGVTANSHKVIRNLLDAVAKEGKESGVAVKLGHKGGEDADAEGKPTDIAAFETNEAARDALADGTVNVLGGTAWFWSREDMAAAVDVLFVDEAGQMALANVIAVSQAANSVVLLGDPQQLEQPRKGTHPDGVGISALEHVLAGHQTIPSDRGIFLPETWRLAPSITAFTSELFYEGRLASRPGLALQQLSGVSGLPASGLALIAVEHDGNKNWSNEEMDVVADLVSKLTQPGATWTDREGAVHDMRGEDILVVAPYNSQVTRLTERLAVTGGRVGTVDKFQGQEAPVVIYSMATSRPEDAPRGMEFLYSLNRLNVATSRAKCLAVLVASRRLFEPDCNTPRQMQLANGLCRYQEMASQAP, from the coding sequence ATGCGCCACACCAATGGCTCGTACACCCTGTCTGCCAGCGATCTCGCGGCGTTCCTGGGGTGCGCTCACCGCACGGCACTGGACATGGCGGTTGCCACCGGGGCGCGGGAACGACTGCATGAGGCCCCCGACCCGCTGCTCGATGCCCTGATTGAGCGCGGCAAGGCCCACGAGGCACGATACGTCGAAGCACTCCGCGCGCGCGCCCGTGGCATCGTGGATCTCAGTGCGGGCACGTTCAATGAACGCCACGAGGCCACGCGGCAGGCGATGCGCGATGGCGTAGAGGTCATCGTGCAAGGCGCGCTGGCCGACGGAGAATGGATGGGCTATCCCGACATCCTGCAGCGCATGGAGACGGCGAGTGGATTGGGCGAGTGGAGTTACGAAGTCGAAGACACCAAGCTGTCGAGAGAGACGCGCGCCGGCACCATTCTGCAGTTGGCGCTGTACTCCGACATGCTGGCCACCGTGCAAGGCGCCGTTCCCCAGCAGTTTCATGTGATAACACCCGATCCCGTTGCGCCGCGGCAGTCGTATCGGGTGAACGACTACGCCGCCTACGTGCGGCTGGTGCGGGCGCAACTGCTGGACACCGTGGCGCAGGATTGGGACGCAGTGGCCACACAGCACTATCCCGAGCCGGTGGATCAGTGCGACGTGTGCAAATGGTACAGCACCTGCAAGGATAAGCGGCGCGCCGACGACCATCTGTCGCTGGTGGCCGGCATCGCGCGGGTGCAGCGACGTGAACTGGAATCGCGCGACGTTCGTACGCTGACGTCGCTGGCGCGTATGCCCTTGCCCATCGAGTTCAAGCCGCAACGCGGATCGAAGGAATCGTATGTGCGGGTGCGTGAGCAGGCGCGATTGCAGCTGGAGTCTCGCGACCTCACGACGCCGTTGTACGAGACGCTGCCCGTGGTACCCGGCGAAGGACTGTGCCGGCTGCCCGAGCAGTCGCCGGGGGATCTGTTTCTTGACCTGGAGGGCGACCCGTTTGCCGCCGAAGGCGGTCGTGAATACCTGTTTGGATTAGTGGCTGCCGACGGCCGCTACCAGTCGCGATGGGCGTTCACGGAGCACGACGAGAAGATCGGGTTCGAATGGGTGATGGACGAAATCGCCGCGGCCTTGCAAAGGCACCCCGACATGCACGTGTATCACTACGCGCCGTACGAGCCGGCCGCGTTCAAGCGCCTGATGGGGCGTCATGCCACGCGCGAGCGCGAGCTGGACGCGATGCTGCGCTCGGGTCGTTTTGTGGATCTCTACGGCGTGATTCGTCAGGGCGTGCGCGCCGGCATCGAACGATACTCCATCAAGAATCTCGAGCCCTTGTACGGTTACACGCGCGAGGTTGCACTGGCCGACGCGAATCGCAGTCTGCGTGTGATGGAGCTGGGGCTGATGACGCAGTCGGCGCACGAGGTGCCCGTGGAAGTGCGCGATGTGGTGGAGGGGTACAACACGGACGATTGCGTGTCCACGCTGCGGCTGCGTGACTGGCTGGAGACGGTGCGAACGCAGGTAATGGCGCAGGGCACCGAAGTGCCTCGGCCGACGCCGGAAGACGGCGCGGCATCAGACAAGGTGGACGAGAAAGCCCAGCGCGTGGAGGCGCTGCGCGAGCGATTGCTGGATGGCGTGCCGACCGATCGTCTCGAACGTGACGCCGAAACGCAGGGGCGGTGGATACTGGCTTACCTGCTGGACTACCACCGTCGCGAGGACAAAGCCACCTGGTGGGAGTTCTTCCGACTGTGTGAGTTGCCCGAGGAAGATCTGCTGGACGAACGCGAAGCAGTGGCAGGCCTCACGCTTGTCGGGCAAGTCGGCACGGTGGCGCGGTCCGTCATCGACCGATATTCGTACCCAACGCAGGAGATGGAAATCGGACCCGACGACGAAGTGAGGCTGCAGGACGAAAAGGTCTTTGGTACAGTGCAAGCGGTCGATCGCGTCCATGGCACCATCGATGTGAAGAAGGGACCGTCCCGCGCCAACATCCATCCGTCGGCGATGTTCGAGTTCCGAATGGTGAAACCCGATGTGATGGAAGGCGCACTCCTGCGCATTGGCGAGAGCGTGGCCAATGGCGGTACGGCATACGGCGCCGCGCGTTCACTGCTGGCGGCACATCCACCGGTGCTGTCCGGTCAGTCATTCGCGCCGCGCGACGGCGAGGCCGTGCTGGACTTTGCCGTTCGCGCCGGCGCGACAATTGCCGAGAGTGTGTTGCCCATCCAGGGTCCGCCCGGATCGGGCAAAACCTACTGCGGATCGAAAATGATCTGCCAACTCCTGAAACTCGGCAGGAAGGTTGGCGTCACCGCCAACAGTCACAAGGTCATCCGCAACTTGCTGGACGCCGTTGCCAAGGAGGGCAAGGAAAGCGGCGTCGCCGTGAAACTCGGGCACAAGGGCGGCGAAGACGCCGACGCCGAAGGCAAGCCCACAGACATCGCAGCGTTCGAAACGAACGAAGCCGCGCGCGACGCTCTCGCCGATGGCACGGTCAACGTGTTGGGCGGCACGGCTTGGTTCTGGAGTCGCGAAGACATGGCGGCCGCGGTAGACGTGCTGTTCGTGGACGAAGCCGGACAGATGGCGCTGGCCAATGTCATCGCCGTTTCGCAGGCCGCCAACAGCGTCGTATTGCTTGGCGATCCGCAGCAACTGGAGCAACCACGCAAAGGCACCCACCCCGACGGTGTCGGCATCTCTGCGCTGGAGCACGTGCTCGCGGGTCATCAAACAATTCCCAGTGATCGCGGCATCTTTCTGCCTGAAACGTGGCGGTTGGCGCCCAGCATCACCGCATTCACGTCGGAGCTGTTCTACGAGGGACGCCTCGCGTCGCGGCCGGGGCTCGCTTTGCAGCAACTCAGCGGCGTTTCCGGGCTTCCCGCCAGCGGGCTTGCGCTGATTGCCGTCGAGCACGACGGCAACAAGAACTGGTCGAACGAAGAGATGGACGTGGTGGCGGATCTCGTGAGCAAGCTCACGCAGCCTGGCGCCACATGGACGGATCGCGAAGGCGCGGTGCACGACATGCGCGGCGAAGACATCCTGGTGGTGGCCCCTTACAACTCACAGGTCACGCGGCTCACCGAACGCCTGGCCGTAACGGGCGGGCGCGTGGGCACCGTAGACAAGTTCCAGGGGCAGGAAGCGCCGGTGGTGATTTACAGCATGGCGACATCGCGCCCCGAAGACGCGCCACGCGGCATGGAGTTCCTGTACAGTCTCAATCGACTGAACGTGGCCACGTCGCGGGCCAAGTGCCTCGCGGTGCTGGTGGCGAGCAGGCGGTTGTTCGAGCCCGACTGCAACACGCCGCGGCAGATGCAGTTGGCGAACGGGTTGTGCCGGTATCAGGAGATGGCGTCACAGGCACCGTAA
- a CDS encoding prolipoprotein diacylglyceryl transferase, whose amino-acid sequence MIARLTYGALFTLLLPLALLAWAARLDDLLSLPMPPVAAAGPWVLAAGIAFMVAGTQALWRHGHGLPMSAFPPTQLVSRGVYRLVANPLYVGAVLAACGVALVRHSPAGTWIVAPLLAALATAWVMGFEAAHTRALFGESPRPALHLPDDVERAPSTWERWAVVVRVLMPWLLAFLAVEWLGVPPDARPVPRLPGELAWTVIPWTESVYLLTYVMVIATPFVLHRARDLRRFAIDGMVSTAMIIPFYVLVPLVVQAKPVPMDSFWTAPLMWERAGDLPVTAFPAFHVVWTLIAAGALAARWPRTRWLWTAVSIAVCVSCVTTGMHAVLDVVAGVAAYALVRRAAPIWRALCRGAEAVANSWREWRIGPVRVLNHGVYAAIGGVGGAAIAIMLAGAQTSAWIMASTVVAIVGAALWAQVVEGSTQLLRPYGYFGSVIGALLVSLGAMVAGHDPWLLLAAMSVGGCVTTALGRLRCLVQGCCHGRTVSASWGIHYRHPRSRVVRLSALGGLAVHPTPLYSALWAMASGLVLARLWWLAAPLPFIAGAALILAGLGRFVEEHYRGEPQTAQFAGLRLYQWLAIALVVTGGAFTCVSGRAAPSPTVLEAGLWPTLVLLFAFTMVAYGVDFPESNRRFSRLV is encoded by the coding sequence ATGATTGCCCGCCTCACGTACGGCGCGTTGTTCACGCTGCTGCTGCCGCTCGCGTTGCTGGCGTGGGCGGCGCGGCTCGATGATCTGCTTTCGCTGCCGATGCCGCCGGTTGCTGCAGCGGGCCCCTGGGTGCTGGCGGCGGGCATCGCGTTCATGGTGGCCGGCACACAAGCGCTCTGGCGACACGGACACGGACTGCCCATGAGCGCGTTCCCGCCGACACAACTCGTGTCACGCGGCGTGTACCGACTCGTCGCCAATCCGTTGTATGTCGGGGCGGTGCTCGCCGCATGTGGCGTCGCACTCGTGCGTCATTCGCCCGCCGGCACGTGGATCGTGGCGCCGTTGTTGGCCGCGCTGGCGACGGCCTGGGTGATGGGATTCGAAGCGGCGCACACGCGGGCACTCTTCGGGGAATCGCCCCGCCCCGCGCTGCACCTGCCCGACGACGTCGAGCGCGCGCCGTCGACGTGGGAACGCTGGGCGGTTGTTGTGCGCGTGTTGATGCCGTGGTTGCTGGCCTTCCTCGCCGTCGAGTGGCTGGGTGTCCCGCCCGATGCGCGCCCCGTGCCGCGGTTGCCGGGCGAGCTCGCGTGGACGGTGATTCCGTGGACAGAGTCCGTGTATCTGCTGACGTACGTGATGGTCATCGCCACACCATTTGTGTTGCACCGGGCGCGCGACCTGCGTCGGTTTGCCATTGACGGAATGGTGTCGACGGCGATGATCATCCCGTTCTATGTGCTGGTGCCGCTGGTCGTGCAGGCGAAACCGGTGCCGATGGACTCCTTCTGGACTGCGCCGTTGATGTGGGAGCGCGCCGGAGACCTGCCGGTCACCGCATTTCCCGCGTTCCACGTGGTGTGGACGCTGATTGCCGCCGGCGCCCTCGCTGCGCGCTGGCCTCGCACGCGATGGCTCTGGACTGCGGTGAGCATCGCGGTGTGTGTGAGCTGCGTGACCACGGGCATGCACGCCGTGCTCGATGTGGTGGCCGGTGTCGCTGCGTACGCGCTCGTGCGTCGTGCCGCGCCAATCTGGCGCGCGCTCTGCCGAGGGGCCGAAGCGGTTGCGAACTCGTGGCGTGAATGGCGCATCGGGCCGGTTCGCGTTCTCAATCATGGCGTCTACGCTGCAATCGGCGGCGTCGGCGGCGCCGCCATCGCCATCATGCTTGCCGGTGCGCAGACGTCCGCGTGGATCATGGCCAGCACCGTTGTCGCAATCGTCGGGGCCGCACTGTGGGCGCAGGTGGTGGAAGGATCGACGCAACTGCTGCGTCCATACGGCTACTTCGGGTCGGTGATCGGCGCACTGCTCGTGAGCCTGGGCGCGATGGTGGCCGGGCATGACCCTTGGTTGCTGCTGGCCGCCATGAGTGTGGGCGGGTGCGTGACGACGGCGCTTGGCCGGTTGCGCTGCCTCGTGCAAGGGTGCTGCCATGGACGCACCGTTAGTGCGTCGTGGGGCATTCACTACCGACATCCGCGGTCGCGTGTGGTGCGCCTGAGCGCGCTGGGCGGCCTCGCGGTGCATCCGACGCCGTTGTACTCAGCGCTGTGGGCGATGGCCAGCGGCCTCGTGCTGGCGCGACTGTGGTGGCTTGCCGCGCCACTGCCGTTCATCGCCGGCGCGGCACTCATTCTTGCCGGACTTGGGCGATTCGTTGAGGAGCACTACCGCGGCGAGCCGCAGACCGCGCAGTTTGCCGGCCTGCGATTGTATCAGTGGCTGGCCATCGCGCTGGTGGTGACGGGCGGCGCCTTCACCTGTGTTTCAGGTCGCGCGGCGCCGTCGCCGACGGTGCTGGAGGCCGGCCTGTGGCCGACGCTGGTGCTGCTGTTTGCCTTCACGATGGTGGCGTACGGTGTGGACTTTCCGGAATCGAACCGGCGGTTCTCCCGCCTGGTGTAA
- a CDS encoding DUF2442 domain-containing protein — MTKSRVTDAEILAQIPGAIARAARARRTKPYAKAARYDRATRTLRVRLTNDVTFSIPVSLIPELAQVSDVELSRVEVGPAGIGLHWDRLNVDLTVGGLARAALGTRALMQAAGAAGGRVRSAAKAVAARENGKRGGRPRRATRWTREIPLPPTSSPGTPDVTSDYSPGAGGARRYRAGLSTTVAAAERAANRF; from the coding sequence ATGACTAAGTCGCGCGTCACCGACGCCGAAATTCTGGCGCAGATTCCGGGCGCAATCGCGCGAGCGGCACGCGCTCGGCGTACCAAGCCGTACGCCAAGGCGGCGCGGTACGATCGCGCCACGCGAACGCTGCGTGTGCGCCTCACGAACGACGTGACATTTTCAATTCCCGTGTCGCTCATACCGGAGCTCGCGCAGGTGTCCGATGTGGAGTTGAGCCGAGTTGAGGTAGGGCCCGCCGGTATCGGCTTGCATTGGGATCGGCTGAACGTCGATCTCACTGTTGGCGGACTCGCTCGCGCGGCGCTTGGCACGCGCGCGCTGATGCAGGCGGCCGGCGCGGCCGGCGGGCGGGTGCGTTCGGCGGCCAAAGCAGTTGCCGCGCGTGAGAACGGGAAAAGGGGCGGACGGCCGCGCCGGGCGACGCGTTGGACCCGCGAAATACCACTACCGCCCACTTCAAGCCCGGGTACACCCGATGTCACCTCCGACTATTCGCCTGGCGCTGGTGGTGCTCGCCGCTACCGCGCTGGCCTGTCAACCACTGTCGCCGCCGCGGAGCGCGCCGCGAACCGTTTCTGA
- a CDS encoding DUF2779 domain-containing protein codes for MPFHTGMRPYGLLAFQWSCHVLDAPGAPLRHLEWINTNRSWPNEAFARSLAQAIGRAGTVLTWSPFEVSILRTVRDELAERGLLDAELSQLFAMVDKESPAASRVLDMHKLAATEYFHPGMGGRTSIKVVLDALWRSDAVMRDQFFALTGTRGDAATGPYAALAPLLIAGVEQEVAEGTGAIRAYEALMFGAERNDAAVQGAWRQLLLEYCKLDTLAMVLIWEHWGRVTRRQ; via the coding sequence GTGCCGTTTCATACGGGCATGCGTCCCTACGGACTGCTCGCGTTTCAGTGGAGCTGTCACGTGCTGGATGCACCGGGTGCACCGCTGCGTCACCTGGAGTGGATCAACACCAACCGCTCGTGGCCCAATGAAGCCTTCGCGCGCTCACTGGCTCAGGCTATCGGGCGGGCAGGCACGGTGCTCACGTGGTCGCCGTTTGAAGTCAGCATACTGCGCACCGTTCGCGACGAGCTGGCAGAGCGCGGGCTGCTGGACGCTGAGCTTTCGCAGCTGTTTGCCATGGTCGACAAAGAGTCACCGGCGGCGTCGCGGGTGCTGGACATGCATAAGCTGGCCGCCACGGAGTATTTCCATCCTGGCATGGGCGGTCGCACCAGCATCAAGGTGGTGCTGGACGCGCTGTGGCGTTCGGACGCCGTCATGCGCGATCAGTTCTTCGCGCTTACGGGCACGCGCGGTGATGCGGCAACAGGGCCCTATGCCGCGCTGGCGCCGTTGCTGATTGCCGGGGTGGAACAGGAGGTGGCTGAAGGCACCGGAGCGATTCGCGCGTATGAGGCGCTGATGTTTGGCGCGGAGCGGAACGATGCGGCGGTGCAGGGGGCGTGGCGGCAGTTGCTGCTGGAGTACTGCAAGCTGGATACGCTGGCGATGGTGTTGATTTGGGAGCACTGGGGGCGAGTGACTCGACGGCAATGA
- a CDS encoding addiction module protein translates to MIGEVIFTRLSAMASHPLLAGSEPSRQIVSMVRPALDISLLTVSERLELIEELWASLAHRPETLPFTAAQTALFVERLAEHSNDPDSAIPWERIRAELEADQDADHRARSELQEPRG, encoded by the coding sequence TTGATCGGCGAAGTCATATTCACCAGACTCTCAGCCATGGCATCACATCCGCTGCTTGCCGGCTCCGAGCCGAGCCGACAAATTGTCAGCATGGTCCGCCCGGCGCTGGATATCTCCTTGCTTACCGTATCCGAACGGCTTGAGCTTATTGAAGAGCTGTGGGCGTCGCTCGCTCATCGCCCCGAGACGCTCCCGTTCACTGCCGCGCAAACGGCACTCTTCGTTGAGCGACTAGCGGAGCACTCAAACGATCCTGACAGCGCGATTCCGTGGGAGCGTATCAGGGCGGAACTGGAGGCGGATCAGGATGCCGACCATCGCGCGCGGAGCGAATTACAGGAGCCTCGAGGATGA
- a CDS encoding type II toxin-antitoxin system HicA family toxin gives MTRFTKLLERLISGDADRAYAFDDLCTVLFRLGFSCRVRGSHYIFTRGGIRDILNLQSGRGGEAKPYQVRQVRDVIVRYGLAIQLSLDEGADNEA, from the coding sequence GTGACCCGTTTCACCAAACTGCTCGAACGCCTGATCAGTGGCGACGCCGATCGCGCGTACGCCTTCGACGATCTGTGCACCGTACTATTCAGGCTTGGCTTCAGCTGCCGGGTCCGCGGTAGCCACTACATCTTCACGCGGGGCGGAATTCGTGACATCTTGAACCTCCAATCCGGTCGCGGTGGGGAGGCGAAGCCGTATCAGGTGCGTCAGGTTCGCGACGTGATTGTCCGCTATGGGCTGGCAATCCAGCTGTCTCTCGACGAAGGTGCCGACAATGAAGCCTGA
- a CDS encoding type II toxin-antitoxin system RelE/ParE family toxin, protein MSQSRRLMFRPGARVEIREARLWYEAQVGGLGSRFLADLDATLARVIEQPASFRMVENADGVRRALLKRFPYSLVYHLTPSGEIVVLACAHHRRDPNAWRLPP, encoded by the coding sequence ATGAGTCAGTCCCGGCGCCTGATGTTTCGACCGGGTGCCAGGGTGGAGATTCGCGAGGCGAGGCTTTGGTACGAGGCACAGGTGGGTGGATTGGGAAGCCGCTTCCTTGCCGACCTTGATGCCACGCTGGCTCGAGTTATTGAGCAGCCGGCCAGCTTCCGGATGGTTGAAAATGCCGATGGCGTTCGACGCGCGCTGCTCAAGCGGTTTCCGTACAGCCTCGTCTACCATCTGACGCCATCAGGTGAGATCGTTGTCCTCGCCTGCGCGCATCACCGGCGAGACCCAAATGCCTGGCGACTGCCGCCGTAG